In Achromobacter pestifer, the DNA window GCGCAGGCGGCGTGATCGCCGCGCAGGTGGCGGCGACCGCGCCGGCCGACGGCTATACGATCTTCATGGGCACGGTGGGCACGCAGGTGGTCAATCCGCTGATCTACAGCAAGCTCAGCTATGACGCCGACAAGTTCGCACCGGTGGGCATGGTGTCAGGATCGCCGTACCTGCTGGCGGTCCGGGCGGGCGTGCCGGCCAAGACCTTCAGCGAATTCGTGGCCTATGCCAAGGCCAATCCGGCCAAGCTGAACTTCGGCTCGGCGGGCAATGCGAGTTCGCCGCATCTGGGTCTGGAACTGTTGAAGCTGACGGCTGGCCTGGATATCGTGCACGTGCCGTTCAAGAGCGGCAGCGAGGCCGTCAACGCCGCCATCGGCGAGCAGGTCGACGTGGTGATGGACGCCAGCCCCGTAATCATGCCGCATGCGGCATCGGGCAAGCTGCGTGCGCTGGCGGTGGCAGCCGACAAGCGCCTGCCGTCCGCGCCGGACGTGCCTGCCAGCAGTGAAGTCGGCGATGCGGCCCTGCAGATCAGTTCCTGGAATGCGTTCTTCGCGCCCGCGGGCACGCCGCCCGAGGTACTGGAAAAGCTGAACTCGGCGCTGCAGAAGACCCTGGCGTCGCCGGAACTGAAGGAGCGGCTGGCATCCCAGGGAACCCAGCTGTACACGGGCAAGCCGGATGAGTATCAGCGCTTCATCGCCGGCGAGAAGGCCAAGTGGACCGAGATCGTGAAGCGCGCCAACATCAAGATGGACTGACGATGAACCAGACACCGCATCCGCTGGCGGGCAAGCCGCTGGAACTGGCCGATACGCTGCGTTCGGGCAATGCCTGGAA includes these proteins:
- a CDS encoding Bug family tripartite tricarboxylate transporter substrate binding protein, coding for MKISGIAGALALVAAMAGNGAQAAYPDRPIRLVVPFGAGGITDIVARQVGKGMGDVLGQGIVIENRPGAGGVIAAQVAATAPADGYTIFMGTVGTQVVNPLIYSKLSYDADKFAPVGMVSGSPYLLAVRAGVPAKTFSEFVAYAKANPAKLNFGSAGNASSPHLGLELLKLTAGLDIVHVPFKSGSEAVNAAIGEQVDVVMDASPVIMPHAASGKLRALAVAADKRLPSAPDVPASSEVGDAALQISSWNAFFAPAGTPPEVLEKLNSALQKTLASPELKERLASQGTQLYTGKPDEYQRFIAGEKAKWTEIVKRANIKMD